The nucleotide sequence CAATGGAATATGACCTGGTatatttggatttgaatttaatgAATAACGAGGTTTTGAGTTGGGGGTGATTTTACCAGAAGTAACATGTATTAAGGACACTTGACCTGTAGCAATGATTAAATCAGCAACAGCTAAAAATTCATCTAATGACTCATCTTTGAATAAGTTATCACAGGCTGATAATTTTATAAATATTGGAGGCTGTGCACCAATTTGATTGCgaacttgatcaattataTCCAACAAGAGTTTGCATCtggattcaattgattgacaTCCGTATTCATCATGACGAAAATTAGTTGTTTTGCTCATAAATTGATGTAATAAATTCCCATTGCAGCAGGAAATCTCAACGGCGTCAACTTGACTAATCGTGACTGCTCGTTTTGCAGCTTGGGCAAAACTAGAAATCACATGATTGATGTCCGCCAATGTCATTTCTTTAGGGATTTTCAGTCGATTATCGTATGCAATTTCAGAAGGAGCAAGTAtctcaacatcaacatcaacatcatttgAAGCTGCACTGCTTCCATTCAGATCACCACTGGTGCCTCCACCGATGGCTTTTCTTCCTCCATGTGACAACTGCACGCAACAAACACACCCATCTTTATGAATTTCATCCacaatcatcttcaacttttccGCTTGTTCATCATTCCAAATACCCAATTCCTTGTCATCCAATTTCCCCTTTGGATCAACACACATTCCCTCAATCATAATCAATCCTGGATGTTGGGCTGAAAATGACTTGTAACGAGATAAATGTAAATTAGCAATTTGGTTCCCGGGACCAGCAGCATAACTGCACATTGACGACACTGCTAATCGATTGAGTAAATGTAAATTATTCACATCAAGGGGGTAGAACAATGCTGGTGGTGGCAGACGTGCTGTGCTAGGTTCAAGTTTGgcatcaattgaagtatATGTGGCTGTACTGTTACTTGTCATTGTGGTATAGCTTTTGCTTATATTGTATAGTAGGAGTTTATTATTAAGTTTCTAAGTAGCGAATAGCTAATGGAGTCTGAAAAGTTTAGCAAAAGCtgatatcatcaactttaaaTACCAATGGGGCGTTTAAATTATGTGCATAAAAGTGTGACAGCAAATAACATTGACAATACAAACATTATATGCGATTTATTCGGGGGCGGGGGCGGGAGACTCCGGGGTAGATGCGGCGGGGTTATTTGAAAGCAATGTGACAAGAAGTGCAAATGAGTCTATCTCTCctttattgaagaagtatAATAATTATTTTAGTTTAgtgaaataaaaaaaagtggTGTGTAAGATCATGCAAGATTAAACCCAATATAAAATGTACAATGTACAATGTATAAAACTAGTAGACATTTATCTATGGATATGGGGGTAATTTCTATAGGGCAAAATCCACCATGTGATTTGCAGAAACATAACGTTCATTGCAATGATGCCCCTTTTTAGCGCCAATTGCGTTGAATACACCAAGATCATGCCATGTACGTTTCAATTTAGCCACCTCATACACTTGGAAGGTTCTAGATCTACTCAAGACAATCATTCAATATAGCTCTTCCATATCCCTATATAACTAAATACACGGATATGCCCCCATATATGCATCctaatcatcatcttcatcactcGAATAATTACCCAAAACACTAACCAAATTTGGTTCATGCCGGgttgttttcatttttttccGTATTTCTGCCAAATCTTTAAGTGTTGATTGATTAACTAATCCGTGTCTCTCGAAAAAGTCTTGTCTTATTTCATCACTAGTGGCGCCTCCACTATGACTAATCTCTCCGGCAATACTGTGATTTCGGCTATTACCATTTTGAGCATGGCCATTTCCGTTGGTATCATAGCTATAGTTATGTGgattatgatgatgatgaccGGTACCGTTTTGACTCAAACCCATGTTTCTGATTGGCATTTTACCACGATGTAGTTTCCCATTACCATTTGGTATGATTTCAGGCACATTATCCACTTCCTCTCCTTCGTCATCCAGttcatcgtcatcttcatcgttTTCATTGTCAAGTTCCACCTCGACAACTTCAAGCGGTGATTTGTCAATAATTCGATCTTCACCCATCTTAACTCGTTTACACGCTTCATTACTCAACAATTCCTTTACTGTATCCATTGCTAATTGCTCCATTTTTcgtttattttgtttttgtgcTTCAGGATTTCGATCTTGATGTGCCCATCGTACATGTAGTACTTCTTTACTCTTGCTGCTATTAGTTTCCGGATTAATCAAGCATTGTCTATTCATGGCTTCTTTAGCAAACTGGGCATCAAATTCGGTCTTCATGGTGACAAATGcacaatttttgttgtatatGACCTTAACTTTCTCAATATCTCCAAACTCctcaaaatttttggtAACCAACTCTTCAATATTCGGCCTGATTTGAATTCCTCCTATATAAAGGGTCTTGTTTGTGTGATTGAAGGAACCCACGCCATCCATATCGTCATTGTACTCAGCGGTTTTATCTCTTCCAAAGCAATCTTTAGCTTGGCTGTAAAACTTTGATTTGCTCGGTAGGTTGTGGAGATATTTACAGTTAGATCCCAAATAACAACACCCTCTGCTGAAAAAAAGACATACTGGTGAAGCATCTCCTGCTCTTGTATATCCTTGATCTCGTTTTATGTTGACTCTGTATTTTGATCGCGTGAATGAATCAGTGGCTGATGAATCTATGCCACCTCCACCTGACCAGTTGAGGTACCACATGTTAAAGGTTGCGCCTCCAACCTGTTGTagtttttcttcatcttgtaATGTATTTACATCTACTTGTATCCTTGCTGGCAGCGACATGGGGTCCGATGAAGTGATGGAACTAATCGATGACATCGTAAATGATTCTCAATCTTTTTTTCCCCAAGCCTTTTTCTATTATGCAGTTCAATGAATCACGACTTTCCTGTATGCAAATCACAGTATGCTTCACTTTGATAAAGCTATGGGATCTGTTGGTTTAGGCTAGATTTCGATGCGTGAGGTTGAACAAGTTGTTATACTGATATGTGCTCTTTAGTagaaaaatattttaacTCTTTGTCTCCAATCAAAGCTTTGGGTCGTACAACGAAAGTACTTGTTTAGACACGCAACAACATTCAAAAGATAAGCCCGTGCTGTTTAGTGATAATGTGGATCACCCGTGTCCTCTTCTGATGCCAAGCTTTTACGATGTTGTAGCGGTGTTCGACTGAGTCAGAGATGACTCTTGAATAATGATTCACAGAAAATCTTTACTTAGAGTCCGATGTATTCCCCACTGACTCAGCAAATGAAGTAGATGTTTTAATGAATACTATTTCAAAGAGTCCCCTTTATAAGCACCTTTAGCCCCGCCTGGTTCTTGGTTTTCGAGTGACTAGTGGTAATAAATGATTCTATCCGATCTCCTGAACAAAGACAAGATACGGATGTGAACTATGAAAAAAAGTCGTTATAGATTCCGACAACAGGCTGTCTTCGACCTCTTAAGGAGAAATGGGTGAAACGAAAGTAGAGAACGGTTTTTAGAGAGCTCGATTGCtatttatttgaatttactGCTTCTggttttgatcaaaaaaaaaaaataaccACAAGCTGTAAGTTCCTTTTGTGTAACTAATCCTCGATGACACACAAAAATTAATAAAAAGAACATTTTACACCCCCAAAAAAGGTTTTGTAGTTTTACCAACTAGGAGGGGATAATAAGACACGAGAACACTCAAGTGGGTGAAGCTAAAGCAATAGGATTTATCCGAAGTTGTGGTTTGATGGGTTTTAATCAAATCCCTGGATAATTTTCAAGAGTTACATTGATAACTAAATCTTGAATCAACTCATATAGCGTACTTACAGGGTACAACCTGAACTCAAAACGCCTTGCAGACCCTTTCTTGAAAAGTGTCTTACAGTCTTCATGCTATTCAACCGAAGATTTATGATGACAGATGTACCTTTTACAGCCATGATAAGTTACATTTAACGTTTTGCACCCTAgaccaaattgagaaaaataTAATAAAACATTTTTTTATCGTTTTTGCATCCTGATTTTTTACTAATTGAAAACGCACTCTCCCACTGAAAGCAGGCATTGTAGATATACTACATAATCAATTGTGTAAATACTCCTATTGGCTGAAACCTACCGCCAACGAAACCCCAAAGTTGTGCCAAACTAAATTGTGAGCTCAACGTTTGTGTAACATATCTTTCCCCAGTACGAATGTGGCACTAAGGTTATCGAAGGCGGTAAAACAAGCTCTATAGTCTGAACACAAATGAAACTGTCTTTTTGAGTGGGTCGCGTAAGTTGTGAAAATGTCTCAAAGCGTAGGGTGTTATTAGTTAGCTTTTATTGATCACAGAGCTCAAAATTGGTAAAGTAGaatacacaaaacaaataatGTACGTGCACTGATGTCAATTAATTAGCTTTGGTATCGACACGTCTTATATTAACACCCCCATTTGAAGCTTATCATAAAGGCTCAAAAGTAATACTTCAAACAagtctttttttttaaatgTTACATCAAGTAAATCCTTACGATTGATATTCTGAGTATTAATTTGGAACTTCTTGCTTTAGTAACAAAGGCTGTTGAGTTGGAAACATAATAAATTTTCGATTACCATAGAATTACATATTAGTTAAGTTACCGTACATAAACTAAATTTGCATAACACGGTTAAACTTGACAAAACATAAAGAGAGACATATTTATTAtaattatcaattttgtgtaataaaaGATCGTGAACCGGGCGGAGTTCCGGCATTCGCATAGAGTAATTGTTTCTCAATTGCATACAACTCATTTATAGTAGTATTGCCAGATGTAATGACGTTTACAAGAAAAGCAAACATAAGTGCACCACTGTTTACACAGACGTAACAACGTGATGAAAGTTTGCGAGCCATTGTTTCGTCAGCAGCTTTAATGCGTTTATATTCTTAAATTGTAGCACCCTCAATTCTCAACGGATCACTCAAGGATGCAAAAGATAACCNNNNNNNNNNNNNNNNNNNNNNNNNNNNNNNNNNNNNNNNNNNNNNNNNNNNNNNNNNNNNNNNNNNNNNNNNNNNNNNNNNNNNNNNNNNNNNNNNNNNNNNNNNNNNNNNNNNNNNNNNNNNNNNNNNNNNNNNNNNNNNNNNNNNNNNNNNNNNNNNNNNNNNNNNNNNNNNNNNNNNNNNNNNNNNNNNNNNNNNNNNNNNNNNNNNNNNNNNNNNNNNNNNNNNNNNNNNNNNNNNNNNNNNNNNNNNNNNNNNNNNNNNNNNNNNNNNNNNNNNNNNNNNNNNNNNNNNNNNNNNNNNNNNNNNNNNNNNNNNNNNNNNNNNNNNNNNNNNNNNNNNNNNNNNNNNNNNNNNNNNNNNNNNNNNNNNNNNNNNNNNNNNNNNNNNNNNNNNNNNNNNNNNNNNNNNNNNNNNNNNNNNNNNNNNNNNNNNNNNNNNNNNNNNNNNNNNNNNNNNNNNNNNNNNNNNNNNNNNNNNNNNNNNNNNNNNNNNNNNNNNNNNNNNNNNNNNNNNNNNNNNNNNNNNNNNNNNNNNNNNNNNNNNNNNNNNNNNNNNNNNNNNNNNNNNNNNNNNNNNNNNNNNNNNNNNNNNNNNNNNNNNNNNNNNNNNNNNNNNNNNNNNNNNNNNNNNNNNNNNNNNNNNNNNNNNNNNNNNNNNNNNNNNNNNNNNNNNNNNNNNNNNNNNNNNNNNNNNNNNNNNNNNNNNNNNNNNNNNNNNNNNNNNNNNNNNNNNNNNNNNNNNNNNNNNNNNNNNNNNNNNNNNNNNNNNNNNNNNNNNNNNNNNNNNNNNNNNNNNNNNNNNNNNNNNNNNNNNNNNNNNNNNNNNNNNNNNNNNNNNNNNNNNNNNNNNNNNNNNNNNNNNNNNNNNNNNNNNNNNNNNNNNNNNNNNNNNNNNNNNNNNNNNNNNNNNNNNNNNNNNNNNNNNNNNNNNNNNNNNNNNNNNNNNNNNNNNNNNNNNNNNNNNNNNNNNNNNNNNNNNNNNNNNNNNNNNNNNNNNNNNNNNNNNNNNNNNNNNNNNNNNNNNNNNNNNNNNNNNNNNNNNNNNNNNNNNNNNNNNNNNNNNNNNNNNNNNNNNNNNNNNNNNNNNNNNNNNNNNNNNNNNNNNNNNNNNNNNNNNNNNNNNNNNNNNNNNNNNNNNNNNNNNNNNNNNNNNNNNNNNNNNNNNNNNNNNNNNNNNNNNNNNNNNNNNNNNNNNNNNNNNNNNNNNNNNNNNNNNNNNNNNNNNNNNNNNNNNNNNNNNNNNNNNNNNNNNNNNNNNNNNNNNNNNNNNNNNNNNNNNNNNNNNNNNNNNNNNNNNNNNNNNNNNNNNNNNNNNNNNNNNNNNNNNNNNNNNNNNNNNNNNNNNNNNNNNNNNNNNNNNNNNNNNNNNNNNNNNNNNNNNNNNNNNNNNNNNNNNNNNNNNNNNNNNNNNNNNNNNNNNNNNNNNNNNNNNNNNNNNNNNNNNNNNNNNNNNNNNNNNNNNNNNNNNNNNNNNNNNNNNNNNNNNNNNNNNNNNNNNNNNNNNNNNNNNNNNNNNNNNNNNNNNNNNNNNNNNNNNNNNNNNNNNNNNNNNNNNNNNNNNNNNNNNNNNNNNNNNNNNNNNNNNNNNNNNNNNNNNNNNNNNNNNNNNNNNNNNNNNNNNNNNNNNNNNNNNNNNNNNNNNNNNNNNNNNNNNNNNNNNNNNNNNNNNNNNGTGTTGGCAGATGCCGCATATTTCAGTGTGACACATTATTATTGATGTAGTTGTGTGTAGTAGTCTTTAATAAATTTATGGGAAATGTTTGGCTGAATACAATTTAGAAGTTTTTGACTATGTTTGTTAGTTATGAGTCTGTTCTTCCTGCTTGCAAATAATAAGTCGTttttatttgataaaagtATAAGTAGTATAATAATAAAAGAAGCTTTTTGATGGATGCTTTGATGGATATGGTTATCTATTTATATAATTAGCTTTGAGGTTTATCGCTTACTTCTTCCATTTGAATCATTCCATATCGGTTGATATTGTAACCTATttttgtgttgcaaaatattgtttatttttgacGTCTGTTAGTCTAAAAACATATAAAAATTCCAACAAAAACGTCACAATGTTTTGTTAGTTCTCTCTCATAACATTATTGGGCTTCACCCGATTGCATTAATGGTTATCCAGTTAAGCCAGCGTATAACCATAAATTTGTGCAGAGAAGAAGACAACGGACATTAATGTCCGTGAAGATTTTGAACTTATTTTAAACTTTGCATTTGATTCCCCGAGGAGTCATCACAAGACAATACAAATACCAATTtagttacacaaacacaacaaaagttCCCTTGACCCATTTTGCCGCGTCAACACGATTTCTTCCgatttgttttatttgaaatgtAACTAACAAGGCCAGTCATTATGGCATCTATTACATCATACGCATTAAGAAATCCGTTGTGAAGTTGAGCTCTAGCCATTTTTGTAGAAGGACCGTCATATCTAACGTTTGAACGTTAAAGAGCTCATATCTTGGTGTTTTTAATTTCCCCTATCTCCACAAACGAAATCTACAAGATGACTCTCTGTTTCTCTTTATCTTTTAGATTTTTGCTGTTTCCGCATTATATATTCGTCTGGGGTTATTTAGACATTAGTGCATTACACATGTACAAAAGAGAGAGAAACCAGAAATGGTAACCAACATTTTAttaacaagaaaaaaaatcataCCATTATTTATACTAGAAGAAGacttcttttcatcatgAGATGACCCCTTTAAATTATAGTCAAGCTATGCAACCTGCAATTCCCTACATTGGAGAATATATCACTTGTAACAATGCATATCTCATAGTATTCACATGCTTGGTACTCTTCTAATCTTTTTTGGTTCAAATTCCTCGGCTAgttcttttgtaaatttcttttttggtttcaaattgttgcaaaaaatgGATAATAAAACAAGGGTATTGTTTGGCAAAGTACTCAACGCCCATAAATTGTATGTTCGATCCTGCAATTCAACCTGTTATTAGTAGCATTTGCTCTCTTTGATTTTAATAACACTTGTTCTTAACTCCGATGTATTGCACGCATCTTTAAATACTAACGTAATTTATGGACTGAACATCTACATCTGCGTTACATCATGTTACAGTTTAATTACAATAAAGACTGTGACTTTTTGTTATTCAAATATGGTGACATGACTTATATGTCTTGTAATATGGACTTCAAGTATATTAGTCTTGTGTCGTGTCGCATTTCAGCTAATAACATAAATCCAATAGTATTCACATTATAAAGTTACATTAAGAGCGTACTCAGAACGGACGAGTGGTCCCCGCCACCAAGCTTGCACTCGTTTGACATACAAATGAGATATTTGTTTGTCCtccattgaaaacaaaatcaaaattaatACTATACACGCATTTAAACATATACACCTAGGTAAAAGAGCCAGGAAATCACTGAAGGTATATCCCATCTATGCTCTATCCTATGACCGTGCATTCCCCCTTacttcaaaaccaaaaaacaaactttGAGAGAAGAGAACAAGCAAAGAAAACCTTTCAACTTTCTTCAATCGTCTAGAAACATCCACCTCCAAGTTGGGAATGATGAGCTTCAATAACATCATTATCGTCCATATCCATATCATCAGCAGTTTGATTGGGATCAATTCTCTGACCATCAAATAAAAATCGTAATGACTGGATATCTTTACTTTGTTTTTCACAATATGCTTGCATgatcttcttcattggtGTTGATCGTTTCACTTTGAACCATATTTCACCACCATTGCCATCAGCTACTTTTAGATTGATACGATTTTTGTTATCCTCtactttctcttcttttggcTGTTCCGAGGACCCTTTGACATCTTGGTCGCTTGCGCTTGCCCCTGTTGTTAAAGCTCCGTTGTTTTCATCTGGAGGCGGAACTATTGCTGGAGTTGCTGACTCGCGCGTTTCTTGGTTATTGTTAGCAATGTTCAGTTGTTCGTGATCTGACATATTTATGATGTATTGGTTGAAGTAGTCACGTCAATGATTgttatttgttgtttttgtttttgttcttgatgTGGAAAGAATTTTTTGCTTGCCGCTTCTATGAATTTTGCCATTAATTCTAAAAAAACACGACAAACGAGAAACGACACACAACAAGCCGCACACAACACACGCTTTAGTTCTTACCAAGGGGAAAATGTAATAATGATAAATTTAGAATGCCTCAAGAGCAATGTTGAAGTAAATGCTTTGATGGGGTGATAATGGGAGTATGTACACTCTTGTAACAACCTTAACGAAGCGTCTGATGTCCCTTATTCTTGTCGTAGGAGCATATAGCTGTCTACCAGCAGTAGAATGGAACTGCTTAGCTCACTTACTTTTGCTATACGACCATTTAGTTACTTGGTAACGACTggtattttcttttcaattcaaaactATTCACTCAAATCCACTTTGGTTAATTAGAGGTCCTGcaacaaatttgtttcaGAATagtttttattttttctattcgtttcaaattttgcaaccattAAAAACATCTAGAAGTGATAAATACCTCCTTGATCCCTTCATAAAAAGAGTAAACTGAActacattgttgaaagtatCACCAATGATACCATTGTGATGAAGCGAAACTACATGGACTTTTTTGACAAGTCGACTCAAATCTATCTCAATCAATATACAATATTACTAATACTAATCATCATCAAGCTACTTCTACTACGCAACTCTCTAATCAACACTATATCAAAACAACTAATAGACGAATCTACATGTGATGATGACACACTTCAACCAGCATTAAATGCAGTACATAATATGatttttgatattattgccaaatttcaattctcGGGAATAGTTTTCGTTGTACTAATAATCAAAACCATACGCGAATTGACAATTTTCTATATTGATTTATTCTTGGGCACTTATGTATGTTTACTCAATTCATTAGTTAAAGGAACCACCGAATTTGCCTTTGATGCAAGTGAATCAGTGATTCAAGCGGTTAATACCACAATAATTGAAGCGACAAAGGGGATTGAGGAGGGTTTGCAAGGCTTGTCTACGCTACTCAATGATGTAACAACTGGATTTGACGAAATAAAGAACATCTTTTCTGGGGGTGGTTCTTCCTTTAATGCCAATTCATATGAGCAAAAGATTAATATTTCACTTGGTGCTTTGAAGGATAAAATTGCCATACCTGGTTCAATCATGACCCAGATTGACAATGCAAGAAATGTAAGTATGTATGAATTGGAAGACATGAATAACCAAActcaaaatttgatcaaaactCCTTTTAATTTAATAATAGACAGATTACAGGATATCAAGCTAAGTAATGCAACAAGAAACAACTTCACTATTGTTCCCATCAATGTTAAAGATGCATGTTTGAAAACCGTTGATAAAGTTAAAGACACTCAAGACCATTTGGTCAAATTCGTTGAAACAACTAGCAAATACTTGTTCCTTATCATGGTGATTATTACAGTTGGTAGTATAGCCTATGCATGGTATATGGAACGTCGACAATGGAATCGTAAAACGAATTTTATTAATGAAGCGGggattgatgatgaagttggGTTTCGTAATCAAGAGAATTTGTATCTGAATTTCATGACGTATACGTTAGTAAAAcgaatgaagttgaatgtGAATCATAAAGTCGTTTGGATTATTAGTTACATGTCTAATAGATTGGCGAGGAACATACTTGTGTTTGGAATTTT is from Candida orthopsilosis Co 90-125, chromosome 1 draft sequence and encodes:
- a CDS encoding Smt3 protein (SUMO, small ubiquitin-like protein) translates to MSDHEQSNIANNNQETRESATPAIVPPPDENNGALTTGASASDQDVKGSSEQPKEEKVEDNKNRINLKVADGNGGEIWFKVKRSTPMKKIMQAYCEKQSKDIQSLRFLFDGQRIDPNQTADDMDMDDNDVIEAHHSQLGGGCF
- a CDS encoding Prm1 protein (membrane protein with a predicted role in membrane fusion during mating), encoding MKRNYMDFFDKSTQIYLNQYTILLILIIIKLLLLRNSLINTISKQLIDESTCDDDTLQPALNAVHNMIFDIIAKFQFSGIVFVVLIIKTIRELTIFYIDLFLGTYVCLLNSLVKGTTEFAFDASESVIQAVNTTIIEATKGIEEGLQGLSTLLNDVTTGFDEIKNIFSGGGSSFNANSYEQKINISLGALKDKIAIPGSIMTQIDNARNVSMYELEDMNNQTQNLIKTPFNLIIDRLQDIKLSNATRNNFTIVPINVKDACLKTVDKVKDTQDHLVKFVETTSKYLFLIMVIITVGSIAYAWYMERRQWNRKTNFINEAGIDDEVGFRNQENLYSNFMTYTLVKRMKLNVNHKVVWIISYMSNRLARNILVFGILGLLAAILQLILVNYVQDEIQKQNIDMSVNTNSISTSAYVKLVNDYINITQSDLNEKLFGEIRSTAIKINSTICEFVDDLDSAIVDIFGKTSILASAINTVVYCTIGRKLLKIEQGCTWLYENLQIDIPLISDSIQRDLLQVKVLQPSNVLTKLDMLIVIYVKSIMLELYVALAFLGVWGIQLIIGVILLMARQRIANGKGNSEQVSDGDKKDKAHFQNTRILKISSPRPLSQEQLENYPYALSNPHDFLPHTTSSYYPTPPP